The genomic DNA ATGCGCTCTGGCCCCCAGCCTTCCCGCCCTGCTAGTCTTGCGCTTGTTTGCTGGTCTGGCTGGCAGTTGCCCTTTGGCTCTGAGTGCTGGGACTATCGCCGATGTCACCCCCTATAAGAGACGTGGTATGGTTACGGCGTGGTGGACTGTGGGTCCCCTTATAGGTCCGGTCATTGGACCCATTGGTACGTGTGACTAGACGTTTGCGAAAACTACCCAGGTCTGACAAGAGGCTACACTCGTAGGTGGAGGTTATCTCATACAGGCGAAAGGCTGGAGATGGTCATTCTGGCTCATGACAATAGTGGTATGTCTCTGTTAACCGGAACATGTCGACTCTAGGTCCTAATCTGTAATGATAGGCTGGTGTCGTCTTCGTACTTTCCCTGTTTTCCATGCGCGAAACCTATGCATATACCATTCTCGATCGCAAAGCCAGAAGGCTTCGCAAGGAGACTGGCAATAAGCATCTTCGCTCCGCCTTAGACGAAGGAGGCTCGGCAGAAGAGAGGCTAAGGACAGCTATTACTCGACCAACAAAGATGCTGGTCTGTTCGCCAGTAATCCTTCTTATCTCTGTCCTCATGTTCATGTTTTATGGCTACTTCTACCTTATCTTTACCGTTCTGCCACCTTTGTATGAAGAAGAATACGGCTTCTCGACTGGCCAAGTTGGCCTTACATTTCTCGGACTAGGCATCGGATCATTGATCGCTACGGCAATTTCGGGGTTAACTGCTGATAAATTGGCCCTATACATGAATAAGGCGGGCGGAGAGCCGCAACCCGAATATCGTCTACCTTTGCTTGTGCTTGCATCCTGCATCATACCAATTGGACTATTCTGGATTGGCTGGACTGCTGACTCCCGCCAACATTGGATTCTTCCCATCATCGGCTCAAGTGTCTTGAGCATTGGCATTACTTTCGCTTCCGTACGTCCAGCAGTCGCTCATCCTtgcccggccacggcgaaAATGCACTAATCTGGGAGTATATAGAACGGTAGCACGCTATACCTTATCGACGCCTATGGCGCATATTCTGCCTCTGCCGTGGCTGCATGCATTATCTTACGCTCTATGGGCGGTGCGCTGTTAccgctcgcgggcggcccgATGTTCGAGGCGCTGGGGATGGGTTGGGGAGGCTCTGTACTGGCCTTCATTGCCATTGCTTTGATACCAGTGCCGATCCTCTTTTTGAAGTATGGAGAGCGTATTCGCTGGAAAATCTTATTCAATGTCCGGTTTTGATGGCACGCGAGGGACAGGATATCAGGACGTTTCGCAGGCAGGATGTCAATATCAGTAATCACGGACGGCTTGAACGCCACAACATCACTAGCACAAGGCAACAATACTGCAGCCTACAGATGTCTCAGTTGCCTATTGCTTCATCTCCGCTACCTAACGCTTCAACATAGCTATAAGAACTCGACATTTATCGCTCCTTTAGACAATGAAAGCGGTCTTCTTACGATCTAAGTGCAATATCCCTCGTGAGTTGCAGAACGGAACCTGGCACTGCTTTGTCAAGACATAATCCGCTGCCAACTTCAGCGCAGCGTACGGTCGCAGGCACTGCTTGTCATAACGAGATCGTAAGCTGTACGTGGTATGTATCGTAGGTATGTACTGAAACGCCGCGTCTTTTGGTTAATGAGGCGGTTCACAATTCAGAGCGTAGCCCTTTTATCGACGCACGTCCGATGCGCAGGTACTCTCACTCTGTTTGCAAGGGGTTGGCGCTTGCGTGGCTCCTCTATAGGAGCAATCGCATGTTGCCCTTGACAATTGGATTGGTGAGGCACATTTGTCAAGTCGGACTCCGCACCAGGATGGTGCCACGCTGTCCTCCGTCCGTCTAGGAAACGGAATGGTGAAGACGATTGGCACGTAAGCTACACGACGGTCCACGGTGGCGTGTCGGCAGTCGTGTTGGAGCCAGCTTGGAGGGCATACTTCGTAGAGTGGCCGCGGTTACTCATACCGCCGACAGCCATGAGGGAGTGGCGGGAATCCCAGATGACGGGACGGATATGTTAGACGCGGGCATTTGGTTTATACCTACTAAGGCCACGCAATCCAGTCCGCGCACGAGACGTAGCTGGCGGAGAGCCATGTTCGCTATCACGGCGAAATGAGCTCGCGGCTTTGTCGCAGCTGCAAAGACAATCGTACAACGAGACGATATCGGCTGCAACGACCGAGCGCAATTTATGACAGAAGGGGAAGGGCCTTGCAGTACTGACAATATTGGTCTCGGCGCCACTCGAATTATATAGTAGCCACCTATAAGCTTAGGAATTGGCAGACGCCCTACCTTACTTGCCTAAATTGGTATAAAGTATAGTAGGACTAACTCCGGAGGGTAGTGGGATTAGGCATGCCGGATGGGAGTGGCAGATTCAGCCGCGATGTGGCGTATCCTGCATGAGACATGCCAAGAATAACGACACGAAGGACAACCGCAAAAGAGGGGCCACCCCTCTTCCTTCCTGACAGTGAAGACGATATGCTCAATAGAATGCGTTTTCCTGTGCTTTGATGACCTACAGACTGCGCCCTCGTAGCTGACATCGTCACTTGGACATGAAAATgaccccccacccccccctaAATCCTAAACTTTCCCGTAAGACTTGCaactttataatatatttattttgACCGGTGGGCAGAAAACACTCAGCTTAGGTCAAGCAATGGAAGTTCCACGCCGAGACTGGCATGCGATTTTAAGGAGTCAATGGAGATCGCCGGGTGCGTCTCGAGATACGGCTTGCGCGTGAAGAAGATTAATACATCGCGAgtcgctcgcctcgtcttGTCCTCGGCATAAACCGCCGTCAGGCTATGCTTACGCTCATGATCCACTATCATCATGGTATCCAGGCACGAGCCATGCCTATTGCGGCCAACAATCTTGAGCGGGGACGCCTCTCTCAGCGGGGTGCCTGTGACTTCGTCCATACTATGTAGGAAGGTGGCCGCGCTAGTGGAGGTCAtgttgtcggcgccgaggagggtgACCAGGGTGTGATCCGCTCCATCGGAATGCACACCCTCCAGAGCCGGTTCACCGAGGAGATCCTGTGTAGTATGCGTCCGAACACTGAATGCGATACATACCCATTTATTCAAGTCATAGTTGAGGTTCGGGCGCCTGGAGATATCGATGCCGTGAATCATGATGGCTTTGAAAATGAGCACCGCCAGAAAGGCGCTGTTGAGGCCGATGTCGCCTTTCATCTCGTTAAAAGTTCGAACCTTGCCGGAGTCCCAACGCTTAAAGTCCTCATCCTCAGAGAGCAGGAAGGGCTGGTTCTCGAGTCGGCGCAAGGACTTCGTGTCGAAATCAAAGCAGAAACGAGAGTTTGCGCTAGTGCGGAAGGGCATAGTAGGGTCGGTTCCCAAGTTGTCGCTTGTCGAAGGTAGGGTGGCTATATCTTCGTGAGTGGCTCCAAGGCCGAGTAATATGGGCAGCATGTCTTGCCCTCTCACGAAAACCGACCGGTCACGGATATATTGTTCCCTGATCCTCGCAATCCGAGCAACCGCCTGATAGAAATCTGATTTGATCACGTTGCCTTCCAGCTGACGCCGTATGGATTCCGTATTTTCCATCTTTTGCATGGCTGCAGATTGCACTAGAAAACGTGGTCGAGGGGATATATGGTGGGCAGCTATGTCTAGTGGCGGGCCGGCTGGCGCAGCCCTGCTCGTGGATGGTACATAATGAAGTTTACGCCGATGGGAGATCGTGGTagtggcagcagcggcagcggtgtTAAGTCCACAGGTCAAGGGCAATGACCGGAGCGAACCACGACCTGCGTTAACGAGCGAAAACATCTCTTTTGCGAGTAGGACAGTAGAAGAGAGTAGATGATAGTGCCAAATCAAGAACCTTTGATGAGGCATGGAACTTTTTCACTGCAAATATCTAACAGTATTCGCAGAAAGGGAAGCATGTGAGAAAACGATTAGCGTATATGAATTTCAACCCATTTGCGGATATGAGGTAATACGGTGGGGAGATTTATTACCTATGGGGATCTGCCGTGATCGGTATTACTCGGCGGAGGCCGCTTTAGAATTGCTGTGACCTGAACGGTAGGCTCGTCTGGGATACCAACGTAAGCAGCCGAGGCGATGCAGTGCAGAGCAACCCCATTACGGTCACGTTTCTCAAAAATATACTCATGTACTTCATCCTGAGTAAAATCTCTCATAGACAGCCTTTTTTCGTCCATCCCTGACACCTGGTGGCGCCGTTGATACGAAGGCTGACGGACGCCCTTGAATTTCACAACCAGCCTCCCACACTCTGGCAATAATACATCGTCGCTAGGGATTCGCTTGGTAAAGCCAGGGTTGTTCTGGATGCTTGTCAGGAAAGTCTCGACACGAGGCTGTTTCTTGAGAGCTCGCGAATTCCGCCTTGATCCGTTATTCAGGATAAGTTACAGTTCGTACGGCGACTCTCAAAGAAAGTAACACCGCTGCCCCACAGCTGACGTTTTAAGGTACTGGAGTACTCCAGTAAATGTGGCCAGCGCACACCGAATGGAGTAATTGAGAAGTAATCAATCGTTATATTGGCTCGCCCCAGTGGCTTTTACTAATATAGGTACAATCCAATCAATATTACTAACTCTAAGCCCTATAGAGAGTTTTATCATCATTAGTCTACGTCTTTAAAGAACATAAGTTTCTAATATTACGATAAAAAGACGATACGGAATATTAAAGAGTAGTACTATTCGTAGAGCCGGTTTTCTCTAGTCGTAGAGCCGTCTCTATATTAATTTTTTTTCTAGCCAATCCTATGCCTTATAGCCCGCTATACCCGACCACCGTTCGCAGCCCGGGCTAGCGCGCGACTATAACGAAGTCTATCGTAGCCCGCTGTGTTAGTAAGAGAAGGCGTAAGAAAGAGCTATAGTAGAGAGAcgagggaaaggggggggccAAGAACGGAAACGGCCAGGGGTAAAAAGGGGCTATAaggataagactataaggacAACTATAAAAGAGGGAAGCTTTCCTAGTTAGAGAGGGCTCCTCACGCCTCTTCAGTTATAGCCGATAATACTCACTCTTTTGCCCCTATTTTATGCTTTAGATATAAGCATGCTTCATTAATACGAGTGTCTTACGTTACCGCGGAATACCGTATAGTTTTATAAACTATCGTAAATACGGATATTTAACGCtaaagactatttaattaaagccTAACGGATCTCTTACTATACTTATAGATTAGAATACGGGAGTCCTTATACTACGGTATGCCGGGCAAGGAtaggaagaggacgaagggAAAGCGCTCCGCGGTTTAGTATCTTTCTCGCCTTAACATACCGCCTATAAGCTTTAATTTAATACTACCGCTAACGCCTCCCGCAAGACGTTAAATGCCTATATCGTAGCCTTACGGTAGGCCTTACGGTAGGCCTTATAGTAGGCCTTATAGTAGGTAATAGGCGATAACGAAGACGGTATTAATAGTGCCTatagcggcggcgcggttaTTTAAGGCCGACTAGTAGTATTATAAGCGATAGTAGCGATAGTACTTAATATACGTAAGCGCCTagcggcccggcccggaaaAACGagtctttaatattataatatctaACGGAAACGCATTTTTTAGGCGAATTAAGCCTTATTAGCGCGCAGGCGTAAGCGCTAcgttataataatatagtttaattaaagtttaattaagatattagcGTGCGTTATAGCGCGCCGGTCTCGTCTTATACTTACGTACTAAAAATGGCTAGCGTAATATaggggcggggcgcgggcctaGAAAAAAGTAGAACGGCTCTACGACTAGAGAAAACCGGCTCTACGAATAGTAGTACTCATATCAAAAAGGGTCTAATCGCCTGCGTCTAACTTCATATATACTGAAACGACTGTTCTAGATGCTTAAAGACAATTCCAATACAGACATTGTATCGAGCTACCACTATGTTCCCAGACGCGCCGAATCCAATTCAAATTCAATTTGCACCGTCGGACCAAGGCAAGCCCGAACGGGCACCGCTGATTCTGATACACGATAGCAGTGGTACGACGTTCGGCTACTTcgcgctcggcgacctcgatcGTGATGTTTGGGCTATACACGATTCCAACTACTAGGAAGCGACTGCCTCGGGAGGGGGGGTAGATGACATAGCAGCCCATTACATTCAGCTCATTGAAGCTACGGGAATTCTAGGGCCTGTTGTATTAGGAGGTATGTTCTATCTACATTCAATTACAAAGAAGAGAGACGGAAAGGAAAAAAGGAAGATACCTTATCTGCCTCATAAGCACGAGCTTACGAAGCATAATGAGCAGGGTGGTCCTTCGGTGGTTACGTCGCAATCGCGATGGCTCGTAGGTTGGTAGCGGGGACAGCCTCAATCACCACCGCTGCCTTGCTGTTGATTGATTCCCCTTACCCTCTCTCGCTGAGACACGTAGATTCAACACTGCTCAGCACCACTGGGCTGGACCTACACCCTGCTCCATTGAATGATGTGCCAGATTTGGCTCTACAATCGATGACGCGAGCCGATACTATGTTGCGGAGTTGGAATCTGCCTACATGGGAGCAAGAAGGATCTAGAAAAGGGTTTTGCTTGGCGAGTCAACCATTAATACATGATGAAAGGCTGAAGGGAGAGCAAGTGACATGCGTTGAACGAAACAGCAACCTCGAGAGCGGAGACTCGGTGTTCAAGCCACGTGCAGCTTGTCCACCACCGGCCATTCTCGTCCGCTGTAAACAATCGGTTGACAAACAGGATTTGTCAAAGATTTGTGTAGTAGACATTCATCGATACGAGAAGCTCCTGGGTTGGGAAAAAGGGCAACCTGGGTTTATCAAGGCTGTGATTGAAGTTGATGCAAATCACTACAATATTTTTGATACCAACGACAGTCTAAAGGTACGAATGCTTCCATGCTGGTTCATTTCAAACCTTATAAGGTTACTCACTACCCGCACAGATGGAAAGTGTGACGAGATCATTGAAAGAGTGTTTGGCCAATTATTGAAATTACAGAGCCAACCAGAAAGACTCCGCTTCTCGAGCGATGAAGAACGAACCTCAAGCACGCTGCGGGCTATCATGTTATATAGGTGCGTGTGGAGGGGCCTCCGGAATATATCTTGAAGCTTTGACGTCTTGATGCCTGATAAGAAGATTGTTTTCCTTTCCTTTTCTCTGGGAGGGGACTGACAGACGTTCGATTTCCCTAATGGTCAGATGTGTTGAATAATAAACGCATTCGAACCGTGACCACCCTTTGTCAAGGTGACATGGGATAGTAGTACTCAGCtccagcgtcgtcgagtcaACTAAGCATTCTTGGCCGCCCACTCCTCCTATTCCGAGAACCGGCCGTGGTAACCGGGAAATATCGCGTGATAGCGCAACCCAGGTTTCCCATATCAGTTTCTCTACCAGCCGCCCCAACTCTCGCCCCCACAGGTCATCGCCTCTTTTCATCCCGCCGGGCCCTCCCTATCCAGCCAGCGGTCCCTTGGCATGTCACGCAAGGCGAAATATCCGTGAGGCTTCCCGACCGCTTGGTTACGCATGGCGGACCACTGCATATCCAACGCACGCTACCATCAAAATCGCAGGTTTTGCCGGTTCATCTTTTGTActgcctgcgcgccgagctcatcgacgtcgatgatggGGTCGAAGCGGGTGACCTCGCGCTGGAGTCGGTCTACGCCataaccctaaccctaatCCCCTGGATCGGCGGGGCTATAACTGGTCTACCTCCGTTTTTCATAGAGTTGGTTAGCCACCCGTCGGTATATCACATATATCTAATCGTTCTCTGCCGTGGTTCGTAGCTGATAATTGTGCAAGCCGGCTGGTCAAACCAAGTATTACGTTGCGTGTCAGCTCACGTAATACAGTAGGTACACCATCTAACAGAATTTAAATCGATCATTCGTCTCCGACATGGCTGATTGCACCCCTTCTCAGACCAATCTCTCTGCCGATGTTGCATTGGAAAACCTCTTGAGGCTCAACCCGAGATTTCCCATCTGTTTGTAACGTCATGGCGTCTCCGCCCAACATCCCGTTTGGACAAGATCTGGTGCAATGGGAGACCTGGAGACTAGGTTCGATTCTGGTCACGGCCGTGGCAGCTCTGATGATGATTCATTACAGTCTGTTTTCGAAGTCTCATTGGAAGAGTATCCCGGTCATGAACCCGTTGAGTCGATGGCCCTGGTCTGAAATGCATGCGAAAGTGAGGAGAACTATATTGTCTTGACGAATCATCAGCTAAAAAACCATGGCTCAAAGCGAATTTTCCTGACTTCGAGTAAAGAGATcatggcgagcgcgagggcgaagTTTCCAAAGGACCCGTTCCGCATCCAGACAGACCTCGGAGAGGTGCTAATGTTGCCACCACATCTGGCTGATGAGATCCGGAACGCGCCACAACTGAACTTCACGACCGCCATCGTTGAGGTTTGTTGGCGGAGAGACCCTTGTCGAGGCACCATAGGAATCACTTCTTCATTTCTAACCATGACTGTCTCAGGACGACCACGGTACGCTACGCGGGTTCGACTTCGCGAGCATGAACACGCAAACACTCATACGCAACGTGGCGCAGAGACAATTGACCAAATATTTGAGTGAGTAAAAAGACTGAAGGCAGAAGCTTCATTGGGTCAGACCTGAGATATAATCAAAAAGGCTCACTAGTCCAATGCAGTCATCGTGACGAAACCCCTGTCGGAAGAGACGGCGTTGGCCGTTTCGATCAACTTCGGGGATTCAATAGGTATGCACCACAGGCATTGACTTCACCGTCTCCTATGGTATAGACCCCTTCCCAAGGTCCGTCGCTCATATACGGTTCGATGAACAAACAGAATGGCACGAGGTGATGCTAAAGCAGGCCGTGAACAACGTCATCTCGCGCATCTCCTCGCGCGTGTTCCTAGGCGACCAGATCTGCCGCAACGAGCAGTGGCTGCACCTAACGGAACTCTACAGCGAGAGGTTCATGCACGCGGGCGCCCAGCTCCGCATCTGGCCGCGGTATCTACGGCCCCTCGTGCACTGGTTCCTCCCAGAGTGTCGGAGGCTGCGGGCGACGCAGCGGGAAGCGGTGCGCATCATCGCGCCCGTGGTCGAGGCACGGAAGAAGGCGAAGCGGGACGCGCTCGCAGCCGATGAGCCCGTCCCTGTCTTTaacgacgccctcgactggtccgaggacgaggccaggGTCAAGCGGCTGAGCTACGACCCGGCCATCGTCCAGCTGAGCCTGGCAATAGCCGCCATCCACACCACAGCCGACCTGACCGAGCAGTTCGTGCTCGATATCGCCCAGAACCCACAGTATTTCGCCCCGCTGCGTGAGGAGATCATCCGCTGTCTGAGGGAGGGCGGCTGGAAGAAGTCCTCCCTCTACAACATGAAGCTTCTCGATAGCGCTATTAAGGAATCCCAGAGGCTGAAGCCCAGCAGTATCGGTAAGATTCCGTctcctttttttttaatCTCACGAGTTGTCTTTCGccctcttcccctcctccgctccgCGGGACCCGACGTTCAGGCTTCAAAGCTTACACTTCTTcgtcccctcctccgcaCAGCCTCCATGCGCCGCCGGGTCGAGCGCCAAATGATACTGTCCAACGGGATCAAGCTGAAGGCGGGCGACCGCATCGCGGTAGATTCGCACCGGATGTGGGACCCGACTTTGCACGAGGAGCCGGGGCGGTGGGACCCGTACCGGTTCCTATCGATGCGAACGGCGGACCCGGCCAAGGAGAACTCGGCGGCGCTACTCgtgacgacgtcgccggaCCACCTCGGCTTCGGGCACGGGCGCGACGCCTGCCCCGgccgcttcttcgccgccaaTGAGGTCAAGGTCGCCCTCTGCCACATGATCGTCAAGTACGAGTGGGAACTCGTCCCCGGTACCGAGACCAAGCCTAACATGATGGGCCTCATCGCCGAATCGTCCCCCACCGCCCGCAtcaccatccgccgccgccacaaccCCGAGCTCAATATCGATTCCCTCTGAAGCGATGCTACAATACACACCTACGGTAATGGATTATATTGCAGATAAAAGGCATGTTGTGTCGTGGTATCCACCGCGAGATGGCCTACTTTGGGGTACCTATTCTAACAGTGGGACTGACAAGGGTTAACGGCGGTCTAAGGTAGGAACACCACCAGCTACGACTATCAGTCCTTATCCTTCAAAAGTTGGAATGCATCCGCCATCTCTCCCATGTTCTTAAAGCGCCATGAGAAAGACACTCTACCCGCAAATTCGTCCAGCTTGCCTCCTATAGCGCTCGGCACGTTCTCACCACGCTCGATCCATGCGGTCGCCAGTCCAGCAGCCCTCGCGGGGATGTGGTCGTGAAAAAAAGCTTGCGCCACGTGAACAATTTTCTCACGTGTGACGCCTAAATCTTCTTGGCAGTATGTAATCAGGTACTCGAAGTTGCGAGCGTCTGGCTTGTATGAGCCAATGTCCTCCGCCGTATAGATAGCATCGAATTTGAAGTGCTTGAACTGCTGCATCACGGTACGGTTGAAGTTATCATTATCCACGTTAGATAAGATAACAAGCTTAAAGTGCTTTTGTAGTCGCTTCAAGGCGTCTAGGGTGTCGGGATAGATTGGCCAGtcgccggccccgccgccgaacgCTACCTTGTCCGCTGCAGACGCGGCGACACCGAGTTCCTCGGCCAAACGTCCGTACGTTTCGCCGAGAACATCTTGATATAGTGCTGTGGGATTTGCAGACCGCACGATATCCTCATTCTTGATAAAGGTCCCTAGAAGATGGGCCCGATCGTGGCGGAGAGGGTGGTCGTCTGGTAGCTGCGTATAAAGAGGGGCTAATGCTTGATAAATGCCGCCTTCCCAGTCTATAAGAGTTCCATAGCAGTCAAAGGTAAGGCAGTCGAAGTCTGTAAGAGGCCGATCGGTAGGACGCATCTTGCGAGTTATAGGCAAGGTTAACGTACGGTAATAGAGAAAAGAGACGTCTCTCTACTTTAGCGGACCGTCTCTAAGTGTCGCGGTAGCTCTTTAAATATGATAGACGGGGGCGGGTGATGCCCCTAGAATGGCTAATTGAGTGCCCGTACGAAGTATAAGTATTACGTAATATCCTTACCGTCTGAATTATAtcctttatataatattcgCTATTACTTCTAGAAGCTAGACCACATCGAATCATTCTACCATTGCGGCTAAACGGGATAGCCGAGCGTACTTCAAGATAGTCCCCACCGTCAAGGTGATGCCCTCGTTGCGTGCTAGCAACACTAAACGGATCGCGGTAATCGAGTCCCCTCCGATCTGTAGGAAGCTATCATCGCGCCCGATCGTCTCCGCTGGCACCTTAAGGACCGACGCCCACAGCCGTTGCATCCGGGCCTCTTTCGCTGTCTTTGgcggctgcttcttctcAGATTCCGGCAGGGAATACCTTGCTATGCTCTCTCTATCCAGTTCCGCCGTCTCTTGTCGCAGCCTTTTCCTGTCTAGCTTCGTTGTGGAGATGAACGGCATATACCGGCACGGGATGAACATCGTCGGCACCATATAGCCAGGTAGCTTCCTCCCCAACTCTCTGGCCAGGCTCCGCAGCAGCTTGTCCACCGGGTCTGTCAGTGGTAAGAATAAGTCATCCACGTCATCGACTGCCTTGCCGTTGACTTCGTTGCCATCGACCGGGTTGCCGTTGATTGCGTGTCCATTGACCGCGACCTCCCCGCTCTCTATGCCCGCCAGAGTGGTCTCTCGGTTGAAGCAGAGGTACGCAACAAGACTCACTCCTCCAGCCTTCGTCTGTAAGACATCGACAGCCACCTGTTCAACCCCCTGTACCGTCGCCGTTTGGATGCTATACTCCACCTCTCCTAATTCCACCCGCTGACCTCGAATCTTCACCTGTAAGTCCTTTCGCCCTATGAACTCTATTGTCCCACCTGGGTTATAGAAGGCTAAGTCTCCCGTCTTGTAGATCCGGCCATACTTTGCCTCCGTTCGGCGTGGCATCCATGCCGGCGCGGTCTTTATGGCCGCCTCTGTCTTCTTCCGATCTGCCAAGTACTCACGCAAGACGGTTGGGCCCTGGACCACAATTTCCCCCACACACCCTATCGGCGCCAGGTGCTCGTGATCTTCCGGCTCGACAAtccagcagcacccgcccaATGGCCTTCCGATCGTTTGCGGTGAGTCGTGCACGGATTCATACTCATGAAACGCGCTGATGACACACGTCTCGGCCGGGCCAAAAGCATTGATCAACCGAATTTTGCCAACCCAATTCCGTAGAAGATCCTGACCAGCCGCTTCGCCTCCGATCACAAAAACTTGCAAGCTCCGGACTCTGTCGGGATCCAACGTTCTTGCAAACGCGGGCGTTGAGCTGGCCCAGGTGACTGCCGCAGCATTCATGAACTCGTCTAGACCCGTTAAACGGTCCGCCTCGGAAGGCACACAAACGCAGCCTCCATACATAAGTGGACATAGC from Purpureocillium takamizusanense chromosome 4, complete sequence includes the following:
- a CDS encoding uncharacterized protein (EggNog:ENOG503NWFT~SMCOG1106:major facilitator transporter~COG:Q~antiSMASH:Cluster_4.1~TransMembrane:12 (i62-87o99-120i132-151o157-179i191-214o220-238i290-314o334-354i374-395o401-418i430-455o467-487i)), which produces MVRSSLDVLHTTLSPLSPPTNMRSKDVTEARVEASASRDPNIVDWDRLDDAENPKNWGRGRVIVIISLVSALTFLSALSSSIFAPGIPQVLDDFGSKSSMLGSFTVSIFVIGYGVGPLFLAPLSEIYGRLPVYHVCNCIFVLFSAACALAPSLPALLVLRLFAGLAGSCPLALSAGTIADVTPYKRRGMVTAWWTVGPLIGPVIGPIGGGYLIQAKGWRWSFWLMTIVAGVVFVLSLFSMRETYAYTILDRKARRLRKETGNKHLRSALDEGGSAEERLRTAITRPTKMLVCSPVILLISVLMFMFYGYFYLIFTVLPPLYEEEYGFSTGQVGLTFLGLGIGSLIATAISGLTADKLALYMNKAGGEPQPEYRLPLLVLASCIIPIGLFWIGWTADSRQHWILPIIGSSVLSIGITFASNGSTLYLIDAYGAYSASAVAACIILRSMGGALLPLAGGPMFEALGMGWGGSVLAFIAIALIPVPILFLKYGERIRWKILFNVRF
- a CDS encoding uncharacterized protein (COG:S~antiSMASH:Cluster_4.1~TransMembrane:1 (o54-74i)~EggNog:ENOG503P1EW) → MPFRTSANSRFCFDFDTKSLRRLENQPFLLSEDEDFKRWDSGKVRTFNEMKGDIGLNSAFLAVLIFKAIMIHGIDISRRPNLNYDLNKWVCIAFSVRTHTTQDLLGEPALEGVHSDGADHTLVTLLGADNMTSTSAATFLHSMDEVTGTPLREASPLKIVGRNRHGSCLDTMMIVDHERKHSLTAVYAEDKTRRATRDVLIFFTRKPYLETHPAISIDSLKSHASLGVELPLLDLS
- a CDS encoding uncharacterized protein (SMCOG1034:cytochrome P450~antiSMASH:Cluster_4.1~EggNog:ENOG503P210~COG:Q), with translation MASARAKFPKDPFRIQTDLGEVLMLPPHLADEIRNAPQLNFTTAIVEDDHGTLRGFDFASMNTQTLIRNVAQRQLTKYLIIVTKPLSEETALAVSINFGDSIEWHEVMLKQAVNNVISRISSRVFLGDQICRNEQWLHLTELYSERFMHAGAQLRIWPRYLRPLVHWFLPECRRLRATQREAVRIIAPVVEARKKAKRDALAADEPVPVFNDALDWSEDEARVKRLSYDPAIVQLSLAIAAIHTTADLTEQFVLDIAQNPQYFAPLREEIIRCLREGGWKKSSLYNMKLLDSAIKESQRLKPSSIASMRRRVERQMILSNGIKLKAGDRIAVDSHRMWDPTLHEEPGRWDPYRFLSMRTADPAKENSAALLVTTSPDHLGFGHGRDACPGRFFAANEVKVALCHMIVKYEWELVPGTETKPNMMGLIAESSPTARITIRRRHNPELNIDSL
- a CDS encoding uncharacterized protein (COG:S~antiSMASH:Cluster_4.1~EggNog:ENOG503P3B4), whose protein sequence is MRPTDRPLTDFDCLTFDCYGTLIDWEGGIYQALAPLYTQLPDDHPLRHDRAHLLGTFIKNEDIVRSANPTALYQDVLGETYGRLAEELGVAASAADKVAFGGGAGDWPIYPDTLDALKRLQKHFKLVILSNVDNDNFNRTVMQQFKHFKFDAIYTAEDIGSYKPDARNFEYLITYCQEDLGVTREKIVHVAQAFFHDHIPARAAGLATAWIERGENVPSAIGGKLDEFAGRVSFSWRFKNMGEMADAFQLLKDKD